A segment of the Streptomyces sp. ITFR-21 genome:
CGGGCGATCCCAACGCACCACTGGGTGACCGGTGTCACGCGCTCCCCGCACCATGCCCGTCCAGCTGCGGCCGTCCACTTCCGGTCCGGGCCGAACCGGGCCGTTTGTCATCCGTTACGGACCGCGGACAGGCCCTGGCCCGTTGGTATAAATCTTCTGCGGGCAATACCGGGCAGGAACTGCCCGGATCGGCGGACGAGCGGGAGAGCGAGGTGGCGGTCATGCGGGCCCAGGAGCGCCAGCACCGCATCCTCGCGCTGGCCCGCCATCGGGGCGAGGTCGAGGTCACCGCGATGGCCGCCGAGCTCGCGGTGGCGCCCGAGACCGTCCGGCGCGATCTCGGCGTGCTGGAGCGCAGGGGGCTGGTCCGCCGTACCTACGGCGGGGCCTACCCGGTCGAGGGAGCGGGTTTCGAGACCGACCTGGCCCAGCGGGTCACCCTGCACGTCGCCGACAAGCGCCGGATCGCCGCCGAGGCGGTCAAGCTGCTCGGCGAGGCGGAGACGGTGTTCGTCGACGAGGGCTACACCCCGCAGATCCTCGCCGCGCTGCTGCCGGGCGACCGGCCGCTGACCGTGGTCACCGCCTCGCTGTCGACGGCGGCGGCGATCGCCGACTCCCCCAACACCACGGTGCTGCTGCTCGGCGGCCGGGTCCGGGCCCGGACCCTGGCCACCGTCGGCTCCTGGGCCTGCGCGATGCTGTCCGGTTTCGTGATCGATCTGGCCTTCATGGGGTCCAACGGCATCTCCCGGGAACTGGGCCTGACCACACCCGATCCGGTCGTCGCCGACGTCAAGGCCAAAGCACTGGCGGTCTCGCGCCGGCGGGTGTTCATGGGCCACCACAGCAAGTTCGGCGCGAGCAGTTTCTGCCGCTTCGCCGAAGTGGCCGACTTCGAGGCCATCGTCACCGACAGCGGCCTGTCCGGCGCCGAGGCGCACCGCTACGCCCTGCTCGGCCCGCGCGTCTTCAGGGTCTGACCCGCGGGCCCGCCCCGCCCCCGACACACCGGGCCGCCGCCGAGCCCGGATCCCGACTCCCCCTACCGCTCCCGCACGCCCTTCCGGGCCACCCCCATGCCCGGCCGGCCCCGCCCTCCCCCGTCCCCACCCGTCCACCTCCGTCCCCATTCATCCCCATTCATCCGCCTCCCCCTTCGCACCGCGCCTCTCCCCCCACTCCCTCGCCCTGTCATGAAAGGGACGCGTCATGACACACACCACGGGAACCACCCGCCGGTTACTCCCCCCGCTCGCCCTGGCCGTCTGCGGCACCCTGCTGGCCGCGGCCTGTTCCGGGGCGGGCGGCTCCGGCGGCTCCGGCTCGCACTCCATCAACGTACTGATGGTGAACAACCCCCAGATGGTGGACCTGCAGAAGCTCACCGCCGCCGACTTCACCAAGACCACCGGGATCAGGGTGAACTTCACCGTGCTGCCCGAGGACGACGCCCGCGACAAGTTCACCCAGGACTTCTCCAGCCAGGCCGGGCAGTACGACATCGCCACCATCAGCAACTACGAGACGCCGTTCTACGCCAAGAACGGCTGGCTGTCGCCGCTCACCGACCGGGCCGGGGCCGACGCCTCCTTCGACCAGGGCGACATCCTGCCCGCCATGCAGGAGTCGCTGTCCGTCGGCGGCCGGATCTACGCCGAGCCGTTCTACGGCGAGTCGTCGTTCCTCATGTACCGCAAGGACGTGTTCGCGGCGAAGGGCCTGACCATGCCCGCCGCCCCGACCTGGACCCAGGTCGCCGACCTCGCCGCGAAGGCCGACGGCGCCGAGCCCGGTATGAAGGGCATCTGCCTGCGCGGCCAGCCCGGCTGGGGCGAGATGCTCGCGCCGCTGACCACGGTGGTGAACACCATGGGCGGCACCTGGTTCGACAAGGACTGGCAGGCCCGACTGGACAGCCCGGAGTTCACCAGGGCCACGCGGTTCTACGTGGACCTGGTCCGCCGGCACGGCGAGGCCGGGGCGCCGCAGTCCGGCTTCACCGAGTGCCTCAACGACCTGGAGCAGAGCAAGGTCGCCATGTGGTATGACGCCACCTCCGCGGCCGGCGCGCTGGAGGCGTCCGACTCCCCGGTCGCGGGAAAGCTCGGCTACGCGCCGGCGCCCGTCGAGCAGACCAAGAGCTCGGGCTGGCTCTACACCTGGGCCTGGGGCGTGCAGAAGGCGAGCAAGCACCAGGACGACGACTGGAAGTTCATCTCCTGGGCATCCGGCAAAGGTTACGAGCAGCTGGTCGGCGAGCGGCTCGGCTGGTCGCGGGTACCGGCCGGCAAGCGCACCTCCACCTACGCCGATCCGCGCTACGTCGCCGCCTCGGCCGCCTTCGCCGAGCCCACCCTGGCCGCGCTGGAGGCCGCCGACCCGGACGACCCGGGCGTGCAGCCGCGCCCCGCGCCCGGCATCCAGTTCGTCGGCATACCGGAGTTCACCGACCTGGGCACCCAGGTCTCCCAGCAGCTCAGCTCGGCGATCGCCGGCCGTACCAGCGTGCCGGACGCGCTGAAGGCGAGTCAGTCGCTGGCCGAGAAGGTGGCCGACAAGTACGCGGGGAAGTGACGGCCGTGAGCAGCCCTCAAGCCGTCCGGCGCCTGCCCGCGCCGCGGACCGCGACCGGGCGGGCGGCCACCTCCCCGCCGGCCGCCCGGCCGCGCGGCGGCTGGGCGCGGCGCGCCCCGCTGCTGCCGGCGCTGGTGTTCATGGTCGTGGTGACCCAGCTGCCGTTCGTCGGCACCCTGGTGATCTCCTTCATGCGCTGGAACTCCCTGGACCCCGGTGACCGGGGCTTCGCCGGGGTGCGCAACTACCGGGCGGAGTTCACCGATCCGCGGCTGCGCTCGGCACTGACCACCACCGTGGTGCTGACCGTGACCGTGGTGGCGGTCAGCCTGCTGCTCGGCCTCGGCCTGGCACTGCTGCTGGACCGGCGGTTCGCCGGCCGCGGCGTGGTGCGCACCCTGCTGATCACCCCGTTCCTGGTGGTGCCGGTGGCGTCCGCGCTGCTGTGGAAGCACGCGCTCTACAACGCCACCTACGGCCTGTTCAACGGGACGCTGACCTGGGTGTGGAGCCTGTTCGGCAGCGACTCGGCGCCGCAGCCGGACTGGCTGTCGGTGATGCCGCTGCTGTCGGTGGAGGCGTCGCTGGTGTGGCAGTGGACGCCGTTCATGATGCTGATCCTGCTGGCCGGGCTGCAGAGCCGCCCCGCCGACGTCACCGAGGCGGCCCGGGTGGACGGCGCCGGAACCTGGCACGTCTTCCGCTATCTGACCTTCCCGCACCTACGGCGCTACCTGGAGCTGGCGGCGCTGCTCGGCACGGTCTACGTGGTGCAGAACTTCGACGCGGTCTTCACCCTCACCTCAGGCGGCCTGGGCACCGCGAACCTGCCGTACACCGTCTACACCACCTTCTACCAGGCCCACGACTACGGCCAGGCGTCCGCCGAAGGGGTGATCGTGGTGGTGCTGTCGATCATCGTGGCGACCTTCGCGCTGCGGACCGTCTCGTCGCTGTTCCGGGAGGAGATCGGCTGATGGCCCCGACCGTAGTCACCGCCGTTGGGGCCGCCCGGCGGTCCGGCCCGGGTCCCCGGCCCCGGCGCGGCGGCGCGCTGCTGGGCCTTCTGGCCTGGGTGTGCGGGATCGTCTTCTTCCTGCCGTTCGCCTGGATGGTGCTCACCTCGCTGCACGGCGAGCAGGACGCGGCGACCAACCCGCCGAGGCTGGGCGCGCCGCTGACGCTGCACGGCTACCGGGAGTTCTTCGGCGCCGGCACCGGCGTCAGCCCGTGGCCGCCGCTGGTCAACTCGTTCACCGCAAGCCTGGCCTCCACCGTGCTGGTGCTGCTGCTGGCCACCCCGGCGGCGTACGCGCTGTCGGTCAAGCCGGTTCGCAAGTGGACCGACGTGATGTTCTTCTTCCTGTCCACGAAGATGCTGCCGGCGGTCGCCGGGCTGCTGCCGGTGTACCTGATCGCGAAGAACACCGGGCTGCTGGACGACATCTGGCTGCTGGTCGTCCTCTACACCTCGATGAACCTGCCGATCGCGGTGTGGATGATGCGGTCGTTCCTGGCCGACGTGCCGGTGGCGGTCATCGAGGCGGCGTCGATCGACGGCGCCGGCCTGCCGACGGTACTGGTGCGGATCGTCGCGCCCATCGTCTCACCGGGCATCGCGGCCACCGCGCTGATCTCGTTCATCTTCAGCTGGAACGAACTGCTCTTCGCCCGGGTGCTGACCGGTGTGGTGGCCGGTACCGCGCCGGTGTTCCTGACCGGCTTCGTCACCAGCCAGGGCCTGTTCCTGGCGAAGGTGTGCGCCGCCGCCGTGTGCATCTCCCTGCCGGTGCTCGCCGCCGGGTTCGCCGCCCAGGACAAGCTCGTCCAGGGCCTCTCCCTTGGAGCCGTCAAGTGAAGGCAGCCGTCATCAGCGCCCCCGGCGCGGTGAGCGTCGAGACCGTCGAGGACCCGGCGCCGGGCCCGTCCGACGTCGTGGTACGGGTCGCCGCGTGCGGCCTGTGCGGGACCGATCTGCACATCCTGCGGGGGGAGTTCGCGCCGACCCTGCCGATCGTGCCCGGTCATGAGTTCGCCGGGGAGATCGTCGCCGTCGGCGGCCTGGTGACCGGGCTGGCGGTCGGCGACCAGGTGGCGGTGGACCCGTCGCTGTACTGCCACCAGTGCCACTACTGCCGGCTCGGCCGGAACAACCTGTGCGAGCGGTGGGCGGCGATCGGGGTGACGGCGCCGGGCGGCGCCGCCGAGTACGCCGTCGCGCCCGCCGCCAACTGCGTGAAGCTGCCGCCGCACGTCCGCACGCGGGACGCGGCGCTGATCGAGCCGCTGTCCTGCGCGGTCCGCGGCTACGACGTGCTGCGCAGCAGCCTGGCCAGCCATGTGCTGATCTACGGGTCCGGCACGATGGGCCTGATGATGCTGGAGCTGGCCAAGCGCACCGGCGCCGCGACGGTGGACGTCGTGGACGTCAACGAGGAGCGGCTGGGCACCGCCAGGGCCCTCGGGTGCAGCGCGGCGGCGGTGAGCGCCGACGAGATCGAGCGGGCCCGCGGCTGGGACGTGGTGATCGACGCGACCGGCAACGCCGAGGCGATCCAGGACGCGCTCGGCCGGGTCGGCAGGGGCGGCACGTATCTGCAGTTCGGGGTCGCCGACTACGCCGCGCGCGCTGTCATCGAGCCGTACCGCGTCTACAACCAGGAGATCACCATCACCGGCTCCATGGCGGTGCTGCACAGCTACGAGCGGGCCGCCGAGCTGTTCGCCGCCGGGGTGCTCGACCCGGAGGTGTTCATCAGCGACCGGCTGCCGCTGGCCGACTACGCCGGCGCCCTGGAGCGGTTCCGGGCCGGCCGGGGCCGCAAGATCCAGGTCACCCCCTGACCGGCCGCGGAACGCGTGCCGTCGCGGGGAGGCGGCCCGCGTTCCGCCCGCTCGGGCGGCCCGCGCGGCGACCGGCCGGGGGCCTGGTGGCTGCGGCCCGGTGGCGGGGAAGTAACGATTCGGCGAGTCGGGGGGTCTTCGCCGCGGGCTCGCATGCGGGCCCGGCGAACGGGGCACAAGCAGGCTCATGACGAAGATCGGCCTGCCCCGCGGCGTCCGCGTGTGCCTTTTCGACCTCGACGGTGTGCTCACACCGACCGCGCTGATCCACGCCGCGGCCTGGAAGGAGATGTTCGACGGGTTCCTCCGGCAGCGCGACGGCGGGGATTTCCGGCCCTTCGACGCGACCGCGGACTACGACACCTACGTGGACGGCCGCCCGCGCGCCGAGGGGGTGCGCAGTTTCCTGGACTCCCGCGGCATCGAGCTGCCCGAGGGCGACGACGACGACCCGCCGGACCGGGCGACCGTGCACGGCCTGGGCAACCGCAAGAACGTGCTGGTGCTCCGGAAGATCCGCGAGGTCGGCGTGCGGCCCTACCCGGGCTCGGTGCGCTATGTGGAGGCGGTACGGTCGGCGGGTCTGCGGACCGCGGTGGTCTCCTCCAGCGCCAACTGCCGGGACGTGCTGGTCTCGGCCGGAATCGAGCATCTGATGGACGTACGGGTCGACGGGAACACCGCCATCGAGCTGGGCCTGCGCGGCAAGCCCAAACCGGACACCTTCCTGGAGGCGGCCCGCCGGCTCGGCGCCGAGGCGGACGAGGCGGCGGTCTTCGAGGACGCGCTGGTCGGCATGGACGCCGGCCGCGAGGGCCGGTTCGGGTACGTGGTGGGCGTGGACCGGGTGGGCCAGGCCGAGGAGCTGCGCCGGCACGGCGCGGACACGGTGGTCACCGATCTGGCCGAGCTGCTGGGGAGGACCGTGTGATCAGCCATCCCGCGTACGACGTGGCACCGTGGGCGCTGCGCGAGAGCGAGCTGAACTTCGACGTGCTGCCGCAGAGCGAGTCGGTGTTCGCGCTGTCCAACGGGCACATCGGCTGGCGCGGCAACCTCGACGAGGGCGAGCCGAACGGGCTGCCGGGCTCGTACCTCAACGGTCTGCACGAGCTGCACCCGCTGCCGTACGCCGAGGCCGGCTACGGCTA
Coding sequences within it:
- a CDS encoding DeoR/GlpR family DNA-binding transcription regulator translates to MRAQERQHRILALARHRGEVEVTAMAAELAVAPETVRRDLGVLERRGLVRRTYGGAYPVEGAGFETDLAQRVTLHVADKRRIAAEAVKLLGEAETVFVDEGYTPQILAALLPGDRPLTVVTASLSTAAAIADSPNTTVLLLGGRVRARTLATVGSWACAMLSGFVIDLAFMGSNGISRELGLTTPDPVVADVKAKALAVSRRRVFMGHHSKFGASSFCRFAEVADFEAIVTDSGLSGAEAHRYALLGPRVFRV
- a CDS encoding ABC transporter substrate-binding protein, producing MTHTTGTTRRLLPPLALAVCGTLLAAACSGAGGSGGSGSHSINVLMVNNPQMVDLQKLTAADFTKTTGIRVNFTVLPEDDARDKFTQDFSSQAGQYDIATISNYETPFYAKNGWLSPLTDRAGADASFDQGDILPAMQESLSVGGRIYAEPFYGESSFLMYRKDVFAAKGLTMPAAPTWTQVADLAAKADGAEPGMKGICLRGQPGWGEMLAPLTTVVNTMGGTWFDKDWQARLDSPEFTRATRFYVDLVRRHGEAGAPQSGFTECLNDLEQSKVAMWYDATSAAGALEASDSPVAGKLGYAPAPVEQTKSSGWLYTWAWGVQKASKHQDDDWKFISWASGKGYEQLVGERLGWSRVPAGKRTSTYADPRYVAASAAFAEPTLAALEAADPDDPGVQPRPAPGIQFVGIPEFTDLGTQVSQQLSSAIAGRTSVPDALKASQSLAEKVADKYAGK
- a CDS encoding carbohydrate ABC transporter permease; translated protein: MSSPQAVRRLPAPRTATGRAATSPPAARPRGGWARRAPLLPALVFMVVVTQLPFVGTLVISFMRWNSLDPGDRGFAGVRNYRAEFTDPRLRSALTTTVVLTVTVVAVSLLLGLGLALLLDRRFAGRGVVRTLLITPFLVVPVASALLWKHALYNATYGLFNGTLTWVWSLFGSDSAPQPDWLSVMPLLSVEASLVWQWTPFMMLILLAGLQSRPADVTEAARVDGAGTWHVFRYLTFPHLRRYLELAALLGTVYVVQNFDAVFTLTSGGLGTANLPYTVYTTFYQAHDYGQASAEGVIVVVLSIIVATFALRTVSSLFREEIG
- a CDS encoding carbohydrate ABC transporter permease, with the translated sequence MAPTVVTAVGAARRSGPGPRPRRGGALLGLLAWVCGIVFFLPFAWMVLTSLHGEQDAATNPPRLGAPLTLHGYREFFGAGTGVSPWPPLVNSFTASLASTVLVLLLATPAAYALSVKPVRKWTDVMFFFLSTKMLPAVAGLLPVYLIAKNTGLLDDIWLLVVLYTSMNLPIAVWMMRSFLADVPVAVIEAASIDGAGLPTVLVRIVAPIVSPGIAATALISFIFSWNELLFARVLTGVVAGTAPVFLTGFVTSQGLFLAKVCAAAVCISLPVLAAGFAAQDKLVQGLSLGAVK
- a CDS encoding zinc-dependent alcohol dehydrogenase family protein produces the protein MKAAVISAPGAVSVETVEDPAPGPSDVVVRVAACGLCGTDLHILRGEFAPTLPIVPGHEFAGEIVAVGGLVTGLAVGDQVAVDPSLYCHQCHYCRLGRNNLCERWAAIGVTAPGGAAEYAVAPAANCVKLPPHVRTRDAALIEPLSCAVRGYDVLRSSLASHVLIYGSGTMGLMMLELAKRTGAATVDVVDVNEERLGTARALGCSAAAVSADEIERARGWDVVIDATGNAEAIQDALGRVGRGGTYLQFGVADYAARAVIEPYRVYNQEITITGSMAVLHSYERAAELFAAGVLDPEVFISDRLPLADYAGALERFRAGRGRKIQVTP
- a CDS encoding HAD family hydrolase, with translation MTKIGLPRGVRVCLFDLDGVLTPTALIHAAAWKEMFDGFLRQRDGGDFRPFDATADYDTYVDGRPRAEGVRSFLDSRGIELPEGDDDDPPDRATVHGLGNRKNVLVLRKIREVGVRPYPGSVRYVEAVRSAGLRTAVVSSSANCRDVLVSAGIEHLMDVRVDGNTAIELGLRGKPKPDTFLEAARRLGAEADEAAVFEDALVGMDAGREGRFGYVVGVDRVGQAEELRRHGADTVVTDLAELLGRTV